The genomic DNA TCTGGCCCGAGCAACTCAAGATGATGAGGAATGTGCTGCTCAAGTCCAAGAACATACAGGGCCAACCACAGATGGACCGTGTGGAGGGTTGGTCGTACTGGCATCCGGATGAGGATGCGCTGTTAGACAAGGTCGGGAGAGAGGCAGAGACCGCATTCTTTGTGGGTTGCGCCTCATCCTATCGGGGTATTGCAATTCAGGCCACCATTGCTACAACGCTCATCATGGACAAGATCGGTGAGGACTATACACTCTTGGGAGAAGAAGAGTGGTGCTGTGGTGCACCTCTGATAATGACCGGCGACTTTGAGAAGGCTCGCGAGTTTGCACTCCACAACATTGAGGAGTACAAGAAACTCGGAGTGAAACGGATCATCACGAACTGTCCGGGCTGCTTCAAGATCTGGGACCATGAGTACCATGAGATGTTGGGGATCGACCACGATTTCGAGATCCTCTATGGGCCTGTGTATTTCGCAAAGATGATCGAAGAGGGCCGCATGAAAGATCACATCAAGGAACTGGACATCAAGGTCACGTTCCACGACGGATGTGATGCAGGAAGAAACAGTGGGATCTACGATGAGCCACGGGTCGTGCTGGAGAACATCCCCGGTCTACACTTTGAGGAACTGCCACATAATCGTGAGAACTCGTACTGCTGTGGCTCTGGTGGAGTACTGCGGGCACAGGACGAAGACTTCTGCCTGAAGATCAACGAACTCAAGGTCAGAGATATTGAGCAGACAGATGCGGACTGGGTCATCTCGGCCTGCCCATCATGCGTAGACTTCATCAACGAGGGGCTACCTGAGGCGGGGTCTCAAAAGAGATCAAAGGACCTTGCAGTCATCCTTGCAGAAGCAATGGGCTTCACATGGGACGGCCTTGATGAGGTCTATGGATGAACGGATCATGGATGACAACTAATTCCAAGTTATGCTAGGGCCACTTATGCAGGTGGTGGGCCGGGTGGCGGTCGGGTCAGATCCCTCAGAAGCTTGACGACGATCAGCAACATCAACGCAGCAGCTAGAATGAGAAATCCAAGACTCGCAGCGAAGCCAGCCAAGACATAGCCGGCGGCCATGAATAGCCCGGTGAACAGGTGAGTCATGATCGTACCTGCATTAGCCGGAATCATGCGCATGGGTTCTTCAGAATGGGCAAGAGCCACTCGTACGGCAAGCGCAGCCAGGGGAAGTGTGATCAGACCGAATAACAGGTACTCGTGAACAAGATGAAGGAACACTGTTACAAGCATAACGAGATAGGTGACAACCATTAGAAGAGCAAATCCCTTCGCTGCCCGGGGACGACCCAGCCGAACGACCACCGTATATTTTTTCGCAGCCTTGTCCGCCTCAAAGTCGGGGAACTCATTGATGTACAGTACGACTGAGATCAGAAGAGCGACAGGGATCGAGGCCCAAACGGGCTCCCAATCAAGGGCGACTGTCTGAACATAGTAGGCACCCAAGGTCATCAAGACACCAAAGTTGAGGCCGATAAATATCTCTCCAATTCCCCTGCTGACTAGGCGCAGGGGTGGCGCAGTGTAAAAGAAGCCCGACGCAGCACCGATGAGACCAAGTATGAGGATCACAAGTCCGAGTTGGAGGTAGAGGTAAAGACCAATCGCCACGGCAACACCAAAGCAGACGAATGACCCGATCAATACAGTCCTTGGTGAGAGAAGGCCGTCTTGTATCACACGGCTGCCACCGCTAAAGGGAGTAGGATGTGGGTGCATCTCATCAGCACCTGACTTGTAGTCGAAATAATCATTCGACACATTCGCACCAAAATGAAGGAATGCTCCTGCAATAAGTGTCAACGAGAAGTACCATGGATCAAAGAGCCCAGATCGCATCCAAGCAATGGCCGTCCCCAAAAAGATAGGCACTAGGGATGCCGTCAGAAATGGGAGTCGGAGCTCACGCAGCCAAATACGAGCCTTGCTGGGGGCCTGTACTGATCGCTTAGTCTCGGATGAATGTGATGATGATGATGATGAAGCCATTGCCAATCAACCTCCCGATTCAGGGATACAATAAAAGACTTGACCTCTACAAGGCCGGATCGACTATTGAAACAGCCTGCACGAATGCCCAGGTACCATAATCGCTCTGACAACGATACGAAAGATTGAAGATTCATTTGTCAAGAGATACATTAGAAGGAACGGCTATAAGTAAATGTGAAAGAAGCCAATCTGTCCTCGTATATGAGGGACCAATTCCATGGCAAATAGAGACCCCACAAGCAGTGACGTAGATGTGAAACCTCAAGACCCGAACGAGGGGCTGGACTCAACAATGAGTAGTGGACATGTCTTTTTGAGAGAGCTAAAGAGAGATTCCGAGATCGCAAAACGAATGGAACTCATCAATGACGCGATAAACCGGTTTATCGATGACCTTCAGGGCGAACCTAAAGAACTCTACGAAACGGCCTCATACCTCTTACGAGCAGGAGGCAAACGTCTGCGATCACTCATCACTGTCTTAAGCTGCGAGGCGGTGGGGGGCGATCCTCAGGACGTCATGCCGTTCGCAATAGCAGTAGAGCTTGTCCAGACAGCGAGCCTGATCCATGACGATATTATTGATGACGACATTCTGAGAAGGGGAGTCGAGACCACCCACAAGAAGTTCGGGTCGCGGATCGCAGTCCTTGCAGGAGACCTACTGGTAGCACAGGCGATACATCTTATCGGGAAGATGGCACACCCAGAGTTGCTGCGATTGGCAGGTCATGGCGGCATCTTACTGTGTGAGGGCGAGGTCTCGGATATGTTGATGGGCGAGACCGATCCCACGTATCTCACAACTGAAGACTACCTGAAGATGATCGAGCGGAAGACCGCAGCGCTCATGCGAGTGGCAGCCGGTGTCGGGGTTCTCGTTGGCGGGGGAAGCGACGAGGA from Candidatus Thorarchaeota archaeon includes the following:
- a CDS encoding (Fe-S)-binding protein, producing the protein MRFQMLEEFGLQDMPFICAQCSFCQVGHGACPTYKVMRRDSYSGKGKMIIARALLQGRISTDDALEGLRDAVFGCTLCGACEEVCQVDIPFVKLYEILRGEFLKRDLWPEQLKMMRNVLLKSKNIQGQPQMDRVEGWSYWHPDEDALLDKVGREAETAFFVGCASSYRGIAIQATIATTLIMDKIGEDYTLLGEEEWCCGAPLIMTGDFEKAREFALHNIEEYKKLGVKRIITNCPGCFKIWDHEYHEMLGIDHDFEILYGPVYFAKMIEEGRMKDHIKELDIKVTFHDGCDAGRNSGIYDEPRVVLENIPGLHFEELPHNRENSYCCGSGGVLRAQDEDFCLKINELKVRDIEQTDADWVISACPSCVDFINEGLPEAGSQKRSKDLAVILAEAMGFTWDGLDEVYG
- a CDS encoding polyprenyl synthetase family protein encodes the protein MANRDPTSSDVDVKPQDPNEGLDSTMSSGHVFLRELKRDSEIAKRMELINDAINRFIDDLQGEPKELYETASYLLRAGGKRLRSLITVLSCEAVGGDPQDVMPFAIAVELVQTASLIHDDIIDDDILRRGVETTHKKFGSRIAVLAGDLLVAQAIHLIGKMAHPELLRLAGHGGILLCEGEVSDMLMGETDPTYLTTEDYLKMIERKTAALMRVAAGVGVLVGGGSDEEKTALMDYAEAIGMAFQIRDDILNLTAPQDVTGKSMLTDLKWERSNFVLVHCLETVPKNLRDQCVKALQDTKIDEVLRIIEENGSIEFANERAMEYAERAKESIREHAFSIGPLLEKIADFVVLRGH
- the menA gene encoding 1,4-dihydroxy-2-naphthoate octaprenyltransferase, with amino-acid sequence MASSSSSSHSSETKRSVQAPSKARIWLRELRLPFLTASLVPIFLGTAIAWMRSGLFDPWYFSLTLIAGAFLHFGANVSNDYFDYKSGADEMHPHPTPFSGGSRVIQDGLLSPRTVLIGSFVCFGVAVAIGLYLYLQLGLVILILGLIGAASGFFYTAPPLRLVSRGIGEIFIGLNFGVLMTLGAYYVQTVALDWEPVWASIPVALLISVVLYINEFPDFEADKAAKKYTVVVRLGRPRAAKGFALLMVVTYLVMLVTVFLHLVHEYLLFGLITLPLAALAVRVALAHSEEPMRMIPANAGTIMTHLFTGLFMAAGYVLAGFAASLGFLILAAALMLLIVVKLLRDLTRPPPGPPPA